The following proteins are co-located in the Pirellulales bacterium genome:
- a CDS encoding S8 family serine peptidase, whose protein sequence is MRTLVCVLALLIGAQNHAEASSESVGPNGIKSIGLMRPDGEVLTGAGVNIGQVEPDRVPLRGTDDDDESNQFVAPTTTVTKAGIAPTPNLDISTLMYHSLSVAGVMIGKDDAPKSVSSNAGLHSSGFVDPGISPGYSEVIITTQYLAKLFPQGTQQQIRAINHSWGKLPLNANVAPDGNSLVTLGLDWIAQRFDVLNVVAGVQDSTGQRLPSDNFNGVTVARSEQVNGVFLQVESGNDNEGYDDAEGSRVSVDLLAPGVDIAVPSNGATNPNTTRTGTSFAAPHVTGVVALLHEFANFQIDDAPRWDSSNARRHEVIKAVLLNSADKLAGVHGSARTVLDNLGRNWTETDAFSNDQMSLDSQMGAGHLNAARALRQYRSGEWNSLESIPSIGWDFGESGGLSSEYRYPLSVTTSGYIAVTLAWDRPTDKINVAGTPNNYAFTDDFLSSSIAADDLDLFVVLAGEPDPYGFVALRSYSVDDNVEHIFGMLDPGEYEIVVHHKAGGARDYGLAWWVGSNMPGDFDDDGNVDGTDLNSWQGDYGGFDGLSDADFNGATDGSDFLAWQRNFGIAAASATTTAVPEPKPLMLLAVAAVLVAHRSSNGRR, encoded by the coding sequence ATGAGAACCTTGGTTTGCGTGCTTGCATTGCTGATCGGCGCACAAAATCACGCAGAAGCAAGCTCAGAAAGCGTTGGCCCCAATGGTATCAAATCGATCGGGCTCATGCGGCCCGACGGCGAAGTATTGACGGGTGCGGGGGTCAATATCGGCCAAGTTGAACCTGATCGGGTGCCGTTGCGGGGTACCGATGACGATGACGAGTCAAATCAATTTGTAGCCCCAACAACGACCGTCACGAAGGCGGGTATCGCGCCAACGCCGAACCTCGATATTTCCACGCTTATGTACCATTCGCTTTCTGTGGCGGGGGTAATGATCGGGAAAGACGACGCACCGAAAAGCGTGTCGTCAAATGCCGGCTTGCATTCCTCTGGTTTTGTGGATCCAGGAATCTCGCCTGGGTATAGCGAAGTGATTATCACTACGCAATACCTAGCCAAACTGTTTCCACAAGGAACGCAGCAACAGATTCGAGCCATTAACCATAGTTGGGGGAAATTACCCCTCAACGCAAACGTTGCACCTGATGGCAATTCGTTGGTGACTCTCGGACTAGATTGGATTGCTCAAAGATTCGATGTTCTTAATGTTGTCGCAGGCGTTCAGGACTCTACCGGGCAACGACTCCCCTCTGATAATTTCAATGGCGTTACAGTCGCCCGCTCGGAACAAGTGAACGGCGTATTTCTTCAGGTCGAATCCGGAAACGACAACGAGGGGTATGATGACGCCGAAGGCAGTAGAGTGTCGGTGGACCTCCTGGCGCCTGGGGTTGACATTGCTGTGCCAAGCAACGGCGCGACAAACCCCAACACTACCAGAACTGGCACTAGTTTTGCTGCTCCGCACGTTACCGGCGTTGTCGCACTGCTTCACGAATTTGCTAATTTCCAAATCGACGATGCTCCCCGCTGGGATTCTTCAAATGCTCGACGACACGAAGTGATTAAGGCTGTTTTGCTAAACTCTGCGGACAAACTTGCGGGCGTTCATGGATCAGCCAGGACAGTTCTGGACAATCTGGGAAGAAACTGGACAGAGACTGATGCGTTCTCGAATGATCAGATGTCGCTGGACAGTCAGATGGGAGCGGGCCATCTCAATGCCGCTAGAGCATTGCGGCAATACCGGAGCGGTGAGTGGAATTCGCTGGAATCCATTCCCAGCATAGGCTGGGATTTCGGAGAGTCAGGCGGCCTGTCTTCGGAATATAGGTATCCTCTAAGCGTGACAACTTCTGGATACATCGCGGTGACTTTGGCATGGGACAGACCGACTGACAAGATCAATGTCGCCGGAACTCCCAACAACTATGCTTTTACGGATGACTTCCTCTCAAGCTCGATAGCCGCAGACGATCTTGACTTGTTTGTCGTTCTGGCGGGCGAGCCCGACCCCTATGGTTTTGTTGCCCTTCGTTCTTACAGCGTAGATGACAACGTGGAACATATATTCGGCATGCTCGACCCTGGGGAATATGAGATCGTTGTTCATCACAAGGCTGGCGGTGCGAGGGATTATGGTCTCGCTTGGTGGGTCGGCTCAAATATGCCGGGCGACTTCGACGACGACGGCAACGTTGATGGCACAGATCTCAATAGTTGGCAGGGCGATTACGGCGGTTTCGACGGGCTGTCAGACGCGGACTTCAACGGTGCTACTGACGGTTCCGACTTCCTTGCTTGGCAGCGCAATTTCGGAATTGCGGCTGCCTCTGCCACAACTACAGCAGTCCCGGAACCGAAGCCGCTGATGCTTCTAGCAGTCGCGGCGGTGCTCGTGGCGCATCGTTCTTCGAATGGTCGGCGTTGA
- a CDS encoding cytochrome C: MRPRARLLPDQIALRAAALAVVGAAAAYLLVPDASPLPSVDAQAWTAADASSTRRSVVATPVVDDRATMSTKVQSLLAEGGCPGWIAVANHPEWLEPTTDDAEHGDAAPPANLVPPGAVRLASERRSDAVPRVKHPVPLRLAARPSAEIAGEDDELLAAGEDLLAEEDDLLDGADDLVPLPPVDDPPAPRPESPVDSPAALSEDADELLTPDEDLLLSTPNERPAAATSNQQPSTPAPPKSAAESSDDDLLTDEDDLLTPPVPLPPVAEQRQPQASPTPTQPPPENRGVPVAPTPPGPPTGSAFAHPPANVPNPHAGSKPAAPQTPLERCEFVAQSRYPAATECRACHEQIYDEWAMSSHAYAFVSPMFHKFEQKINDVAQGTIGYFCYRCHSPAGTELGISRAAPLWELPQVAREGVTCVACHRVNEFYGRTNGERRIVPGDVYDPVYGTIGGHGVAEAISRKDDLKLKTSPDEKGPGQPIHTAGFYNPQLATSDFCITCHQVAVFPGIKLEVVWEQYRASPACQKGIRCQDCHMGRIPGVPSGFEVGPAAVVNKKNVGENRKHSNHVFYGPGYSIAHPGIFPFNPKAYRWTMREWLLFDWRAGWGTEEFEDAVDAGRIHVVFPAEWKESDDRCDAREIIEDNLKRRAKKDQLRLAVMENGSHVDGPFFKRQPVRGQPLEFEFIVANTNEGHNLPTASLGAQPQLWANVVLIGPRGNRLWETGYLDSLGDLADIHSVDVRRKRLAFDAQLFNLQTMFLITGAKGTDREFFLPVNVDIDQLPFIRPGAQPISVINHPPFIRMEARSLPPLGSRRVPYKVPAELMGEPGHYRLSFRMRSRLEPLYFMRFCDATPEMQRAMTEGILDFHESSMEFFVP; the protein is encoded by the coding sequence GTGCGGCCTCGAGCGCGACTCCTCCCCGATCAGATCGCGTTGCGCGCCGCGGCCTTGGCCGTGGTCGGCGCAGCAGCGGCGTATCTGCTTGTCCCCGACGCCTCGCCGCTGCCGAGCGTCGACGCGCAGGCTTGGACCGCTGCTGATGCCTCGTCGACCCGGCGCTCCGTCGTCGCGACGCCTGTCGTCGACGACCGCGCGACGATGTCGACGAAGGTGCAGTCCCTCCTCGCCGAAGGAGGCTGCCCCGGGTGGATCGCGGTGGCGAATCACCCCGAATGGCTCGAACCGACGACCGACGACGCCGAGCACGGCGACGCGGCGCCTCCTGCAAATCTCGTCCCGCCCGGCGCCGTGCGCCTCGCGTCGGAGCGCCGCAGCGACGCCGTCCCGCGGGTGAAGCACCCTGTCCCGCTGCGCCTCGCCGCGCGGCCTTCGGCCGAGATTGCCGGCGAGGACGACGAACTGCTCGCCGCGGGCGAGGACTTGCTCGCCGAGGAAGACGATCTGCTCGACGGAGCCGACGATCTGGTCCCCTTGCCGCCGGTCGACGACCCGCCGGCGCCCCGCCCTGAATCGCCGGTCGATTCTCCAGCCGCGCTCTCCGAGGACGCCGACGAACTCCTGACGCCGGACGAGGACTTGCTCCTGTCGACGCCGAACGAGCGGCCGGCGGCTGCAACATCCAATCAACAACCGTCGACGCCGGCTCCGCCCAAGAGCGCCGCGGAATCCAGCGACGACGACTTGCTGACCGACGAGGACGATCTCCTGACGCCTCCGGTCCCGTTGCCTCCGGTCGCCGAACAGCGGCAACCGCAAGCCTCGCCGACTCCCACGCAACCGCCGCCGGAGAATCGCGGCGTTCCGGTCGCGCCGACGCCCCCGGGGCCCCCGACCGGTTCCGCCTTCGCGCACCCGCCGGCCAACGTCCCGAATCCGCACGCCGGCTCGAAGCCGGCCGCGCCGCAAACGCCGCTCGAGCGGTGCGAGTTCGTCGCCCAAAGTCGCTACCCCGCGGCGACCGAGTGCCGCGCGTGCCATGAACAGATCTACGACGAGTGGGCCATGTCGAGCCACGCCTACGCGTTCGTCTCGCCGATGTTCCACAAGTTCGAGCAGAAGATCAACGACGTCGCCCAGGGGACGATCGGCTACTTCTGCTACCGCTGCCACTCGCCGGCGGGGACGGAACTGGGGATCTCGCGCGCGGCGCCGTTGTGGGAACTCCCCCAGGTGGCCCGCGAGGGGGTCACCTGCGTCGCCTGCCATCGCGTCAACGAATTCTACGGCCGCACGAACGGCGAGCGGCGAATCGTTCCCGGCGACGTCTACGACCCGGTCTACGGCACGATCGGCGGGCACGGCGTCGCGGAGGCGATCTCGCGCAAGGACGATCTCAAACTCAAAACCTCGCCCGACGAAAAGGGCCCGGGGCAGCCGATCCACACCGCCGGCTTTTACAATCCGCAACTCGCCACGAGCGACTTCTGCATCACGTGCCACCAAGTGGCGGTCTTCCCGGGGATCAAGCTCGAGGTGGTGTGGGAGCAATACCGCGCCAGTCCCGCGTGCCAGAAGGGAATCCGCTGCCAGGACTGCCACATGGGACGCATCCCGGGCGTGCCGAGCGGGTTCGAGGTCGGCCCCGCCGCGGTGGTCAACAAGAAAAACGTCGGCGAGAACCGCAAGCACTCGAACCACGTCTTCTACGGCCCCGGGTACTCGATCGCGCACCCCGGCATATTTCCCTTCAACCCGAAGGCGTACCGCTGGACGATGCGCGAATGGCTGCTGTTCGACTGGCGCGCCGGCTGGGGGACCGAGGAGTTCGAGGACGCGGTCGACGCCGGCCGCATCCACGTCGTGTTCCCCGCGGAGTGGAAGGAATCGGACGACCGCTGCGACGCCCGCGAGATCATCGAGGACAACCTCAAGCGGCGGGCCAAGAAGGATCAGCTACGGCTGGCGGTCATGGAGAACGGCTCGCACGTCGACGGGCCGTTCTTCAAGCGCCAACCTGTGCGCGGGCAGCCGCTGGAGTTCGAGTTCATCGTCGCCAACACCAACGAGGGGCATAACCTGCCGACCGCGTCGCTTGGCGCCCAGCCGCAACTGTGGGCCAACGTCGTGCTGATCGGTCCGCGCGGCAATCGACTGTGGGAGACCGGCTACCTCGACAGCCTGGGCGACCTGGCCGACATCCACTCGGTCGACGTCCGCCGCAAACGGCTCGCCTTCGACGCCCAGTTGTTCAACCTGCAGACAATGTTCCTCATCACCGGCGCCAAGGGGACCGATCGCGAGTTCTTCCTGCCGGTGAACGTCGACATCGACCAACTGCCGTTCATCCGCCCGGGGGCGCAACCGATTTCGGTAATCAACCATCCGCCGTTCATTCGGATGGAAGCCCGCTCGCTGCCGCCGCTGGGGTCGCGGCGCGTGCCGTACAAGGTCCCCGCCGAACTGATGGGCGAGCCCGGCCATTACCGGCTCAGTTTCCGGATGCGCAGCCGACTGGAACCGCTGTACTTCATGCGGTTCTGCGACGCGACCCCCGAGATGCAACGCGCGATGACCGAAGGAATCCTCGACTTCCACGAGTCGAGCATGGAATTCTTCGTGCCGTGA
- a CDS encoding PEP-CTERM sorting domain-containing protein — MNLPDALRIRSSRDEGKLCSATDTTSTTFAWRSYVAGSTSLRFAATLLRALTACLGGLALVAAPACAQAPIHVGFLWHMHQPIYYPGENITQTDAAGRFSFSVTDVHNQRLGPYTTWPRNAIQSGLSLPHLGAQVSFSGSLIANLNQLEATGVNGGQWNNWEGAYKQAAQWDTSLGNPRLDLVGFGYYHPLMPLLDERDMRMQIRLHKHVHEQTWGPNVPYSKGFFPAETAFSTKMIPALVAEGIEWTIFDSIHLERATSGYPHTNSSNLYPPNPADQINPALPANQWVQLNNLWAPSKVAAPLAYRPHNVQYVDPNTGQIQTIVGVPAARYEGNEDGRGGFGALQYEQVMEQYRQLNTDPARPMFVLLHHDGDNFGGGSESYYHGNFQNMVSWAAGNPNYDVSTVQDYLDRYPVPAGDVVHVEPGSWAGADNGDPEFKKWLGDPGPNGWSPDRNSWAVLTAAKNRVYTAHDIMYGGPDAFPNMQNVMTSSGNAVERGWSYLLQAQASDYWYWDGTEIWDSDVTRGSNLAVQQVDPYLAPRLAQDATPPSVFQPQREHYNPGGFEWSPNRLPSDFEVWTYAYDVSGLQSVTLNYRIDADGVNPISSTQNETYAGGPEVGPWTSVTMSSSDVAPPAGILTPTYRALRYGAMVTGVEDALVDYYVEAIDNLGNVARSEIQHVYVGTGASGPGGDAVTLSPDPAIAGQSVTVSYDPLGGPLAGASTVNMHYGFNDWQTVHPTDVAMTWDADVQRWTVAVPVSSHATQFDAVFNNGAGTWDNNGGQDWHFAVQGAVQPGFTMDGVLDASAVAIAGNGGRQLYVALQGTTLYVATEDAGQGNDVFIFLAEQPGALQAAPWAKSGQVAGWSAFLADENDNDYEGWFDAPAGSQAATGANGGVLEGTIDLAAEFGSLPTQIYLAVAHYATANGGALVSALQIPASLDANGNLDANEFVAFALLAPEPEDFNRDGIVDAADLATWQASYGPSAGADADGDGRSDGADFLAWQRKFGASAAKAASTAIPEPAAFMLAGLAAAIGAVARRRQTATMLIPQQADQP, encoded by the coding sequence ATGAACTTGCCTGACGCCCTACGGATCCGCTCTTCGCGGGATGAAGGAAAACTCTGCAGTGCGACGGACACGACGAGCACGACCTTCGCATGGCGATCGTACGTCGCTGGCAGTACGTCGTTGCGGTTCGCGGCGACGCTGCTCAGGGCCCTGACGGCATGCCTGGGCGGGTTGGCGCTGGTCGCCGCGCCGGCCTGCGCACAGGCGCCGATCCACGTCGGCTTTCTGTGGCATATGCACCAGCCGATTTATTACCCCGGCGAGAACATCACGCAGACCGACGCCGCGGGTCGGTTCTCGTTCAGCGTAACCGACGTCCACAACCAACGGCTCGGGCCGTACACCACGTGGCCGCGCAACGCGATCCAATCGGGCCTGTCGCTCCCGCATCTCGGGGCGCAAGTGTCGTTTTCCGGCTCGCTGATCGCGAACCTCAATCAGTTGGAAGCGACCGGAGTGAACGGCGGCCAGTGGAACAACTGGGAGGGGGCGTACAAACAGGCCGCTCAGTGGGATACGTCGCTGGGGAACCCGCGGCTCGATCTGGTGGGGTTCGGCTACTACCACCCGCTCATGCCGCTGTTGGACGAACGCGACATGCGGATGCAGATCCGGCTCCACAAGCACGTCCACGAGCAGACTTGGGGGCCGAACGTCCCCTACTCCAAGGGATTCTTCCCGGCCGAAACGGCGTTCTCTACGAAGATGATCCCCGCGCTCGTCGCCGAGGGGATCGAGTGGACGATCTTCGACAGCATCCATCTCGAGCGAGCGACGAGCGGCTACCCCCACACGAACTCGTCGAACTTGTACCCGCCGAACCCAGCGGACCAGATCAACCCGGCGTTGCCCGCGAACCAGTGGGTGCAGCTCAACAACTTGTGGGCGCCGAGCAAGGTCGCGGCGCCGCTGGCCTATCGGCCCCACAACGTCCAGTACGTCGATCCGAACACCGGCCAGATCCAGACGATCGTCGGCGTCCCCGCCGCGCGGTACGAAGGAAACGAAGACGGCCGCGGCGGGTTCGGCGCCCTGCAGTACGAACAGGTCATGGAGCAATATCGGCAGCTCAACACCGATCCTGCCCGGCCGATGTTCGTGCTGCTGCACCACGACGGCGACAACTTCGGCGGCGGCAGCGAGTCGTACTACCACGGCAACTTCCAAAACATGGTGTCCTGGGCCGCCGGCAATCCGAACTACGACGTATCGACCGTGCAGGACTATCTCGATCGCTATCCCGTGCCGGCCGGCGACGTGGTGCACGTCGAGCCCGGTTCCTGGGCCGGCGCCGACAACGGCGACCCCGAGTTCAAGAAATGGCTCGGCGACCCCGGCCCCAACGGCTGGAGTCCCGATCGCAACTCGTGGGCGGTCCTCACCGCCGCCAAGAATCGCGTCTACACGGCCCACGACATCATGTACGGCGGGCCCGACGCGTTTCCGAACATGCAGAACGTGATGACCTCCAGCGGCAACGCGGTCGAGCGCGGCTGGAGCTATTTGCTGCAAGCCCAGGCGTCGGACTACTGGTACTGGGACGGCACGGAGATCTGGGACTCCGACGTCACCCGCGGCAGCAACTTGGCGGTGCAGCAAGTCGATCCCTATCTGGCGCCACGACTCGCCCAGGACGCCACGCCGCCAAGCGTGTTTCAGCCGCAGCGCGAACACTACAACCCCGGCGGGTTCGAGTGGTCGCCCAATCGCCTGCCGAGCGACTTCGAGGTGTGGACCTACGCCTACGACGTCAGCGGTCTGCAAAGCGTCACGCTCAACTACCGCATCGACGCCGATGGCGTGAACCCGATCTCGTCGACCCAAAACGAGACCTACGCCGGCGGCCCGGAAGTCGGCCCCTGGACGAGCGTCACGATGTCCTCCAGCGACGTGGCGCCCCCGGCGGGCATCCTCACGCCCACCTATCGGGCCCTTCGCTACGGCGCCATGGTGACCGGCGTCGAGGACGCACTGGTCGACTACTACGTCGAGGCGATCGACAACCTGGGGAACGTCGCCCGGTCCGAGATTCAGCACGTCTACGTCGGCACGGGGGCGAGCGGCCCCGGCGGCGACGCCGTGACGCTCAGCCCCGACCCCGCGATCGCCGGACAATCGGTCACGGTCTCCTACGATCCGCTGGGAGGCCCCCTGGCCGGCGCCTCGACGGTGAACATGCACTACGGCTTCAACGACTGGCAGACCGTCCATCCAACCGACGTCGCGATGACCTGGGACGCCGACGTCCAGCGATGGACCGTCGCCGTGCCGGTCAGTTCCCACGCGACCCAGTTCGACGCGGTGTTCAACAACGGCGCCGGAACATGGGACAACAACGGCGGCCAGGACTGGCACTTCGCCGTCCAGGGCGCCGTGCAACCGGGTTTCACGATGGACGGCGTGCTCGACGCGTCGGCCGTGGCGATCGCCGGCAACGGCGGTCGGCAGTTGTACGTCGCGCTCCAGGGGACGACCCTGTACGTCGCCACCGAAGACGCCGGCCAGGGGAACGACGTGTTCATCTTCCTCGCCGAGCAACCAGGCGCCCTGCAAGCCGCCCCGTGGGCCAAGTCGGGGCAGGTCGCCGGGTGGAGCGCATTTCTCGCCGACGAGAACGACAACGACTACGAAGGATGGTTCGACGCCCCGGCCGGTTCCCAGGCCGCAACCGGCGCCAACGGCGGCGTCCTCGAGGGAACGATCGACCTGGCCGCCGAGTTCGGCAGTCTGCCGACCCAGATCTATCTGGCGGTGGCCCACTACGCCACGGCGAACGGCGGGGCGCTCGTCTCCGCGCTGCAGATCCCCGCGTCGCTTGACGCCAACGGCAATCTTGACGCGAACGAGTTCGTCGCCTTTGCGCTGCTCGCGCCGGAACCGGAGGACTTCAACCGCGACGGCATCGTCGACGCCGCCGACCTGGCGACCTGGCAAGCCTCCTACGGCCCGAGCGCGGGCGCCGACGCCGACGGCGACGGCCGCAGCGATGGGGCCGACTTCCTGGCCTGGCAGCGCAAGTTCGGCGCGAGCGCCGCAAAGGCGGCTTCGACAGCGATTCCCGAGCCCGCCGCATTCATGCTGGCCGGTCTCGCTGCGGCGATCGGGGCGGTCGCACGGCGTCGACAAACTGCGACGATGCTCATCCCTCAGCAAGCAGACCAACCATGA
- the ugpC gene encoding sn-glycerol-3-phosphate ABC transporter ATP-binding protein UgpC has protein sequence MASVAFRHIEKYYPDGFHAVHDLNLEIRDGEFVVLVGPSGCGKSTTLRMLAGLEEVSSGDVLIGDRRVNDVEPGRRDIAMVFQNYALYPHMTVRQNLGFGLKMRRTPKAEISQRVATVAETLGITSMLDRRPRDMSGGQRQRVALGRAIVRDPQVFLFDEPLSNLDAKLRVQMRAEIAALHRRLKTTMIYVTHDQVEAMTLGERIVIMNHGVVQQADAPLELYRRPANRFVAGFIGSPPMNFLKGDLHDGEFRFAGGGLALGDRRANGPVELGVRAEDLSPHGDGPALPEVVIDAVEQMGHESMAYFQLAKAPFAMRLAADHPHRPGDRVAPRLRPGQWHLFENNEHGKRMN, from the coding sequence ATGGCCTCTGTCGCATTTCGTCACATCGAAAAATACTACCCCGACGGCTTTCACGCCGTGCACGATCTCAATTTGGAGATCCGCGACGGGGAGTTCGTGGTGCTGGTCGGCCCGTCGGGGTGCGGCAAGAGCACGACGCTGCGAATGCTGGCCGGTCTCGAGGAGGTTTCCTCCGGCGATGTGCTCATCGGCGACCGCCGCGTCAACGACGTCGAACCGGGGCGGCGTGACATCGCCATGGTGTTTCAAAACTACGCTCTCTACCCCCACATGACCGTGCGACAAAACCTGGGCTTCGGCCTGAAGATGCGCCGCACCCCCAAGGCCGAAATCTCCCAACGGGTCGCCACGGTCGCCGAGACGTTGGGGATCACCTCGATGCTCGATCGCCGTCCGCGGGACATGTCCGGCGGCCAGCGGCAGCGCGTCGCCTTGGGCCGGGCGATCGTCCGCGATCCGCAGGTCTTCCTGTTCGACGAACCCCTCTCCAATCTCGACGCGAAGCTGCGCGTGCAGATGCGGGCCGAGATCGCGGCGCTCCACCGCCGGCTCAAGACGACGATGATCTACGTGACCCACGATCAGGTCGAAGCAATGACCCTGGGCGAGCGGATCGTGATCATGAATCACGGCGTCGTGCAGCAAGCCGACGCCCCGCTGGAGCTCTATCGCCGCCCCGCGAATCGGTTCGTCGCGGGATTCATCGGCAGCCCCCCGATGAACTTCCTCAAGGGCGACCTTCACGACGGCGAGTTTCGATTCGCCGGGGGGGGACTCGCGTTGGGGGATCGCCGCGCAAACGGCCCCGTCGAGTTGGGGGTTCGCGCCGAGGACTTGTCGCCCCACGGCGACGGACCCGCCCTGCCGGAGGTCGTCATCGATGCGGTCGAGCAAATGGGGCACGAATCGATGGCGTACTTCCAACTCGCGAAAGCCCCCTTTGCGATGCGGTTGGCGGCCGATCACCCCCATCGCCCCGGCGACCGCGTCGCCCCGCGGCTGCGGCCCGGCCAGTGGCATTTGTTCGAGAACAACGAACACGGAAAGCGGATGAACTGA
- a CDS encoding sugar ABC transporter permease has translation MPEPRRISFARHAILLTFAAIALWPVLDVVSISLRPGNQLRTTNWQLIPDDWTLDSYKRLFTRESESDAMPVFVRWLLNSLLVSTAVTATGVALAAIGGYAFSRFRFVGRGAMMTSILVTQMFPATMLLLPLYLMIAKLGLIDTYLGLCVFYASTALPFCVWQMKGFYDTIPASLEEAARIDGCSRWQAFTKVILPLAVPGLVITALFSFMSAWSEYLVAAQILQEKEMFTLPLGLKSFQASMSTQWGLYAAASLLVSVPVVVVFVVLSKYLVSGLTLGSVKE, from the coding sequence ATGCCTGAACCCAGACGCATCTCGTTTGCCCGGCATGCGATCCTGCTGACGTTCGCGGCGATCGCGCTGTGGCCGGTGCTCGACGTCGTGTCGATCTCGCTGCGCCCGGGAAACCAGTTGCGCACGACGAATTGGCAGTTGATCCCCGACGACTGGACGCTTGATTCGTACAAGCGACTGTTCACCCGCGAGAGCGAGTCCGACGCAATGCCGGTGTTCGTCCGCTGGCTGCTCAATAGCCTGTTGGTCTCGACGGCCGTGACCGCGACGGGGGTGGCTCTCGCGGCGATCGGCGGGTATGCGTTCAGCCGCTTCCGCTTCGTCGGCCGGGGGGCGATGATGACCTCGATCCTGGTCACGCAAATGTTCCCCGCGACGATGCTGCTGTTGCCGCTGTATCTGATGATCGCCAAGCTGGGACTGATCGACACGTACTTGGGGCTGTGCGTGTTCTACGCCTCGACCGCCCTGCCCTTTTGCGTGTGGCAAATGAAGGGATTCTACGATACGATTCCCGCCTCGCTCGAAGAGGCGGCTCGCATCGACGGCTGTTCGCGCTGGCAGGCGTTCACCAAGGTCATCCTCCCCTTGGCCGTGCCGGGGCTGGTGATCACGGCGCTGTTCAGCTTTATGAGCGCGTGGAGCGAGTACCTGGTCGCCGCGCAGATCCTGCAGGAAAAAGAGATGTTCACGCTCCCCTTGGGGCTGAAAAGCTTTCAGGCGAGCATGTCGACGCAGTGGGGCTTGTACGCCGCCGCGTCGCTGCTGGTGAGCGTGCCGGTCGTGGTCGTCTTCGTCGTACTGAGCAAGTACCTCGTCAGCGGCCTGACGCTGGGGTCGGTCAAGGAGTGA